In a single window of the Rattus norvegicus strain BN/NHsdMcwi chromosome 6, GRCr8, whole genome shotgun sequence genome:
- the Itgb1bp1 gene encoding integrin beta-1-binding protein 1 isoform X1, producing MFRKGKKRHSSSSSQSSEISTKSKSVDSSLGGLSRSSTVASLDTDSTKSSGQSNSNLDTCAEFRIKYVGAIEKLAVSEGKSLEGPLDLINYIDVAQQDGKLPFVPMEEEFILGVSKYGIKVSTMDQHGVLHRHALYLIIRMVCYDDGLGAGKSLLALKTTDASNEEYSLWVYQCNSLEQAQAICKVLSTAFDSVLTSDKS from the exons ATGTTTCGCAAAGGCAAGAAGAGACACAGCAGCAGCAGTTCCCAGAGCAGTGAAATCAGTACAAAGAGCAAG TCTGTGGATTCCAGCCTTGGAGGGCTTTCAAGATCCAGCACTGTCGCCAGCCTCGATACAGACTCCACTAAAAGCTCAG GACAAAGTAACAGCAATTTAGACACGTGTGCTGAGTTCCGAATAAAGTACGTTGGTGCCATCGAGAAACTGGCTGTGTCTGAGGGGAAGAGCCTCGAAGGACCACTAGACCTGATAAATTACATAGATGTCGCCCAG CAAGATGGAAAGTTACCTTTTGTTCCCATGGAAGAGGAGTTTATTCTGGGCGTTTCTAAGTACGGCATAAAAGTCTCGACCATGGATCAGCAT GGTGTTCTGCATAGGCATGCCCTGTATTTAATCATCCGGATGGTGTGTTACGATGATGGCCTGGGAGCCGGGAAGAGCTTGCTGGCACTCAAGACCACCGATGCAAGCAATGAAGAATACAGCCTGTGGGTTTACCAGTGTAACAGCCTG GAACAAGCCCAAGCAATCTGCAAGGTCTTATCCACAGCGTTTGACTCCGTGTTGACCTCTGACAAGTCCTGA